A window of the Phaseolus vulgaris cultivar G19833 chromosome 5, P. vulgaris v2.0, whole genome shotgun sequence genome harbors these coding sequences:
- the LOC137833959 gene encoding uncharacterized protein translates to MDILKRLQINIPLTQALEQMPTYAKFMKELLTKKRKLDDQEIVELEAGCSAIIQKSLPQKSRDPGSFTLPVTIGNLTIGKALLDLGASINLMPLSMLKKIADVQVDKFLFPVDFVVMDIEEDVKVPLILGRPFMKTAKVIIDVDKGKLKVCVQDEEVSFNVFEAMEYSNDQKECFRVDVIDDICFETKKKMFNS, encoded by the exons ATGGATATTCTCAAAAGACTACAAATTAACATTCCTCTTACTCAAGCTTTAGAGCAGATGCCTACATATGCTAAATTCATGAAAGAATTAttgacaaagaaaagaaaattagatGACCAAGAGATAGTTGAATTGGAAGCTGGATGCAGTGctataattcaaaaatcattACCACAGAAATCTAGAGATCCTGGGAGTTTCACTTTGCCAGTTACCATAGGAAATCTCACTATTGGAAAGGCATTATTGGATCTTGGAGCTAGTATTAATTTGATGCCTTTATCAATGTTAAAGAAAATTGCAGATGTACAA GTGGATAAATTTCTCTTCCCAGTAGATTTTGTTGTTATGGATATTGAAGAAGATGTTAAAGTACCTTTGATATTGGGAAGACCATTTATGAAAACTGCCAAAGTTATAATTGATGTAGACAAAGGAAAATTAAAGGTTTGTGTTCAAGATGAAGAAGTAAGCTTCAATGTTTTTGAAGCAATGGAGTATTCAAATGATCAAAAAGAGTGTTTCAGAGTGGATGTGATTGATGATATTTGttttgaaactaaaaaaaaaatgtttaacagTTGA